One region of Salvia miltiorrhiza cultivar Shanhuang (shh) chromosome 3, IMPLAD_Smil_shh, whole genome shotgun sequence genomic DNA includes:
- the LOC131014969 gene encoding pectin acetylesterase 8-like — translation MGKHVIFACALVALIAQVRGQIVPLKIIDNAHEKLAVCIDGSPAGYHYDPGFGDGVNNWIVYLMGGGWCAHWTCYLRMGEFHGGTKNVHVGPETFSGILSSDQSVNPEFYNWNRVFLRYCDGASFLGDTEQDDNGRLVQFRGSRIFSSAMDELLQKGMKNAENALLTGCSAGGLATILHCDEFKSLLPNAKRVKCVADSGFFIRAKDFPGAEGREKNFRNVIDFHKLYDILPKSCTSKVNVSLCLFAEYLVGDVQTPLFLLNPIFDSYQVKYLSPNPPELEGWNTSCINVTAIPAPPPTPNTCTPPQMKFIKDFGATFLDAINGLPDNPSRGLFMTSCFYHVLTVSNALWNGPTCKLQDKTISQAIGDWYFDRSPIRMIDNRIDAPVKCG, via the exons ATGGGAAAACACGTAATATTTGCTTGTGCGCTAGTTGCTTTAATCGCCCAAGTTCGTGGCCAAATCGTACCTCTCAAAATTATTGATAATGCACATGAAAAACTCGCAg TTTGTATAGATGGGTCTCCAGCAGGCTACCACTATGATCCAGGATTTGGCGACGGGGTTAATAACTGGATTGTTTATTTAATG ggtGGTGGATGGTGTGCACATTGGACTTGCTATTTAAGAATGGGTGAATTTCATGGTGGCACGAAAAACGTTCACGTCGGACCTGAAACTTTTAGTGGAATCTTAAGTTCGGATCAATCAGTTAATCCAG AATTCTACAATTGGAATAGAGTTTTTCTTCGATACTGTGATGGGGCGTCTTTTCTAGGAGATACTGAACAAGATGATAAC GGGCGCCTCGTCCAATTTAGGGGGTCAAGAATCTTTAGTTCTGCAATGGATGAGCTGCTGCAAAAAGGAATGAAAAATGCAGAAAAT GCTCTTCTTACTGGTTGTTCGGCAGGTGGATTAGCGACTATACTACATTGTGATGAATTCAAATCACTTCTACCGAATGCTAAGAGAGTGAAATGTGTTGCGGATTCTGGTTTTTTCATTCGAGC aaaggacTTCCCTGGTGCAGAAGGCCGGGAAAAGAATTTCAGAAATGTGATTGATTTCCAT AAATTATACGATATATTGCCTAAGTCATGCACCTCGAAAGTGAATGTTAGTTTG TGCCTTTTTGCCGAATATTTGGTTGGAGATGTTCAGACACCACTCTTCTTATTGAACCCCATTTTCGACTCATATCAG GTAAAATATTTGAGCCCTAATCCTCCTGAGCTTGAGGGTTGGAACACTTCTTGCATCAATGTTACAGCTATTCCGGCGCCTCCTCCTACTCCAAATACCTGCACACCACCTCAAATGAAATTCATCAAGg ATTTTGGGGCTACATTCTTAGATGCAATAAATGGACTTCCTGATAATCCATCAAGAGGGCTTTTCATGACCTCTTGCTTCTATCATGTTTTAACCGTATCAAATGCTCTTTGGAATGGACCAACCTGCAAACTGCAAGATAAG ACTATTTCACAAGCTATTGGCGATTGGTATTTCGATCGAAGTCCTATCAGAATGATAGACAATCGGATTGATGCTCCTGTTAAGTGTGGATAG
- the LOC131014970 gene encoding pre-rRNA-processing protein esf2-like isoform X1, with product MIVSGGMAEEEEMAAERESAQSGDDASLDEEAVRRERRREKKRKRLLKEAEKAEKRGVCYLSRVPPHMNPLRLRQILSQYGEIGRVYLTPEDPANQMRRKKSGGFRGQEFSEGWVEFIDKKVAKRVASMLNGEQIGGKKRSSIYYDLWNIKYLSKFKWDDLKEETEIKNATREQKLVLELSAAKKERDFYLSKVDQSKAISKIGERLKKKRKIEMVPKVVRHFPQKRPFGNETGENKGQLSRDILAGVSVYLTLSAILDCMCLIFRIFMYVFQVFGS from the exons ATGATCGTATCTGGTGGAatggcggaggaggaggagatggCGGCGGAGAGAGAGAGCGCGCAAAGTGGGGATGATGCGAGCTTGGATGAAGAAGCtgtgaggagagagagacggAGGGAGAAAAAGAGGAAGCGGCTGTTAAAAGAAGCTGAGAAAGCAGAGAAGCGGGGCGTTTGCTATTTGAGTCGGGTGCCTCCGCATATGAATCCGTTGAGGCTTCGCCAAATTCTTTCACAGTATGGAGAAATAGGCCGAGTTTATCTTACTCCAGAAG ATCCTGCTAATCAAATGCGCCGGAAAAAGTCTGGTGGATTCAGGGGGCAAGAGTTCTCAGAGGG GTGGGTTGAGTTCATTGACAAGAAAGTTGCAAAGAGAGTTGCGAGCATGTTGAATGGAGAACAAATTG GTGGAAAGAAAAGGTCATCCATCTACTATGACCTGTGGAATATCAAATATTTGAGTAAATTTAAGTGGGATGATCTTAAAGAGGAGACAG AAATAAAGAATGCTACTCGAGAGCAGAAGCTGGTGTTGGAACTCTCTGCTGCCAAAAAAGAGCGAGACTTTTATCTCTCCAAAGTTGACCAATCAAAGGCGATTAGTAAGATTGGAGAGCGGTTAAAGAAG AAGCGGAAGATTGAAATGGTACCGAAAGTAGTCCGCCATTTCCCTCAGAAGAGACCATTCGGGAACGAAACCGGAGAGAACAAGGGCCAACTATCAAGGGACATCTTGGCAGGAGTGAGTGTTTATTTGACTCTGTCAGCTATTCTTGATTGTATGTGTTTGATATTTAGAATCTTCATGTATGTATTTCAGGTTTTTGGCTCGTGA
- the LOC131014970 gene encoding pre-rRNA-processing protein esf2-like isoform X2 — translation MIVSGGMAEEEEMAAERESAQSGDDASLDEEAVRRERRREKKRKRLLKEAEKAEKRGVCYLSRVPPHMNPLRLRQILSQYGEIGRVYLTPEDPANQMRRKKSGGFRGQEFSEGWVEFIDKKVAKRVASMLNGEQIGGKKRSSIYYDLWNIKYLSKFKWDDLKEETEIKNATREQKLVLELSAAKKERDFYLSKVDQSKAISKIGERLKKKRKIEMVPKVVRHFPQKRPFGNETGENKGQLSRDILAGVFGS, via the exons ATGATCGTATCTGGTGGAatggcggaggaggaggagatggCGGCGGAGAGAGAGAGCGCGCAAAGTGGGGATGATGCGAGCTTGGATGAAGAAGCtgtgaggagagagagacggAGGGAGAAAAAGAGGAAGCGGCTGTTAAAAGAAGCTGAGAAAGCAGAGAAGCGGGGCGTTTGCTATTTGAGTCGGGTGCCTCCGCATATGAATCCGTTGAGGCTTCGCCAAATTCTTTCACAGTATGGAGAAATAGGCCGAGTTTATCTTACTCCAGAAG ATCCTGCTAATCAAATGCGCCGGAAAAAGTCTGGTGGATTCAGGGGGCAAGAGTTCTCAGAGGG GTGGGTTGAGTTCATTGACAAGAAAGTTGCAAAGAGAGTTGCGAGCATGTTGAATGGAGAACAAATTG GTGGAAAGAAAAGGTCATCCATCTACTATGACCTGTGGAATATCAAATATTTGAGTAAATTTAAGTGGGATGATCTTAAAGAGGAGACAG AAATAAAGAATGCTACTCGAGAGCAGAAGCTGGTGTTGGAACTCTCTGCTGCCAAAAAAGAGCGAGACTTTTATCTCTCCAAAGTTGACCAATCAAAGGCGATTAGTAAGATTGGAGAGCGGTTAAAGAAG AAGCGGAAGATTGAAATGGTACCGAAAGTAGTCCGCCATTTCCCTCAGAAGAGACCATTCGGGAACGAAACCGGAGAGAACAAGGGCCAACTATCAAGGGACATCTTGGCAGGA GTTTTTGGCTCGTGA